One window from the genome of Jiangella alba encodes:
- a CDS encoding winged helix-turn-helix transcriptional regulator, which yields MAAAFAAVGGKWKLTLLYWLAHGECHFAGLRRRSAPITPKVLAEQLRELEADGLVERVETGPVPAPVIYRLTPYGTTVLPVVEHVRAWGEAHLEHTHGETAPGDAMSCAAALA from the coding sequence ATGGCCGCGGCGTTCGCCGCCGTCGGCGGGAAGTGGAAACTGACGCTGCTGTACTGGCTGGCCCACGGCGAGTGCCACTTCGCCGGCCTGCGCCGCCGCAGCGCGCCGATTACTCCGAAGGTGCTGGCCGAGCAGCTGCGCGAACTCGAGGCCGACGGGCTCGTCGAGCGGGTCGAGACCGGGCCCGTCCCGGCGCCGGTCATCTACCGGCTGACGCCGTACGGGACGACGGTGCTCCCGGTCGTCGAGCACGTCCGCGCCTGGGGCGAGGCCCACCTGGAGCACACCCACGGTGAGACCGCCCCGGGCGACGCCATGAGCTGCGCCGCCGCCCTCGCGTAG
- a CDS encoding helix-turn-helix domain-containing protein — protein MSSSRPTKNRAPDRRQLVSVEAFADHIDVHPRTVRRWITEGKLPGYKVGNRGGHGLWKVDMNDVDLVVQPIEPGE, from the coding sequence GTGTCTTCTTCCCGCCCTACCAAGAACCGCGCCCCCGACCGGCGCCAGCTCGTGTCGGTCGAGGCGTTCGCCGATCACATCGACGTCCACCCGCGAACCGTCCGCCGGTGGATCACCGAAGGCAAGCTGCCCGGCTACAAGGTCGGCAACCGCGGAGGGCACGGACTGTGGAAGGTCGACATGAATGACGTCGACCTGGTCGTCCAGCCCATCGAGCCGGGCGAGTGA
- a CDS encoding aminotransferase class IV, whose translation MLTWVNGELLDESEATVSVFDHGLTVGDGVFETVKVVGGVSFALGRHLARLGRSAAGLGLPAPDPVELAKACEQVAAQATGDAVHRLRITYTGGVAPLGSQRGDAGPTLVVALAPATPQPDVATVAVVPWPRNERGALAGLKTTSYAENVIALDRAAAAGAGEALCADTRGRLCEGTGSNVFVVVGGRLLTPSTATGCLAGVTRDLVIEWCDAAEADLDLAILDTADEIFLTSTTRDVQAVSAVVWDDGRRHELPAPGPVTAQAAATFAARAGADPEP comes from the coding sequence GTGCTGACTTGGGTGAACGGGGAGCTGCTGGACGAGTCCGAGGCGACCGTCAGCGTGTTCGACCACGGCCTCACGGTGGGCGACGGCGTCTTCGAGACCGTGAAGGTCGTGGGCGGCGTGTCGTTCGCGCTGGGCCGCCACCTCGCCCGGCTGGGCCGCTCCGCCGCCGGGCTGGGCCTGCCGGCGCCCGACCCCGTCGAGCTCGCCAAGGCCTGCGAGCAGGTCGCGGCACAGGCCACCGGCGACGCCGTCCACCGGCTGCGCATCACCTACACGGGCGGCGTCGCACCGCTCGGCTCGCAGCGCGGCGACGCCGGCCCGACGCTCGTCGTCGCGCTGGCGCCGGCTACGCCGCAGCCCGACGTCGCGACGGTGGCGGTGGTGCCGTGGCCGCGCAACGAGCGGGGCGCCCTGGCCGGCCTCAAGACCACGTCCTACGCCGAGAACGTCATCGCGCTGGACCGTGCCGCGGCCGCCGGGGCCGGCGAGGCGCTGTGCGCCGACACCCGCGGCCGGCTCTGCGAGGGCACCGGCAGCAACGTGTTCGTCGTCGTCGGTGGCCGGTTGCTGACGCCGTCGACCGCCACGGGCTGCCTCGCGGGCGTCACCCGCGACCTCGTCATCGAGTGGTGCGACGCCGCCGAGGCCGACCTCGACCTCGCCATCCTCGACACCGCCGACGAGATCTTCCTCACGTCGACGACGCGCGACGTGCAGGCCGTCTCGGCCGTCGTCTGGGACGACGGGCGGCGGCACGAGCTGCCCGCGCCCGGCCCCGTCACGGCCCAGGCGGCGGCGACGTTCGCCGCGCGGGCGGGCGCCGACCCCGAGCCGTAG
- a CDS encoding DNA primase family protein, with protein sequence MSTPDLVQMIKSLGDEPSRRALHGEVAAWAVSCHGAGVALDTATAELTTLWDGTPPLQDRAALATLEKILRAAYRNAEQGATADDERGRYLTPPPADQADADIITLPVDRRMTAAAPRAGLSETASDTGNIARAARLAAGRVCYVIEKDIFIEWVDGLWRRNDRVAMDLTLRVIDDIRREAEAASGQGADRWASWAHQSEALPRREAIVRGLKTAQRIAVSVHDLDTDPDHVVVGNGTLHLGTGELIESEPGHLNTRCTPVDYDPEAASEKLDEFLDLFLPDRAERSYILGVIAYAAFTIGNPKKKLIVILGDTNTGKSTLMELALRTLGDYAGSFNVSVFRGNLDDRARPDLLAVARLRLAVAFEASRRWALHDDQAKKMTGGDPILARRMRSDEMIELYPEFTPIIVTNAMPTIIDADTAVKKRLDVSLMDTQVDADTDRQEARDELVNDPEAQRALLVLLVEVFLANGGRFPRDTPQRFLEATMRAFDDLTPVGQFLGDLHETGQLIEVDPLEYEGQGYARTNYVTARALYAAYTQWVAEDRRGREHLGIRQLNDKLRGDYGWETTQSGDQRWRGKLLRSDLPWSADTPQMAPPPAPPDW encoded by the coding sequence ATGAGCACGCCGGACCTGGTTCAGATGATCAAGTCCCTGGGGGACGAGCCGTCGCGACGTGCCCTGCACGGCGAGGTCGCGGCCTGGGCCGTCAGCTGCCACGGCGCCGGTGTCGCGCTCGACACCGCGACCGCCGAGCTGACGACCCTCTGGGACGGCACGCCGCCACTGCAAGACCGGGCGGCGCTGGCGACGTTGGAGAAGATCCTTCGCGCGGCGTACCGCAACGCCGAACAGGGCGCGACGGCCGACGACGAGCGCGGCCGGTACCTGACTCCGCCACCGGCCGACCAGGCGGACGCCGACATCATCACGCTGCCGGTCGACCGGCGGATGACCGCAGCCGCGCCGAGGGCGGGCCTGAGCGAGACTGCCAGCGACACGGGCAACATCGCGCGAGCGGCGAGGCTGGCCGCCGGCCGGGTCTGCTACGTGATCGAGAAGGACATCTTCATCGAGTGGGTCGACGGGCTGTGGCGGCGGAACGACCGCGTCGCGATGGACCTCACGCTCCGGGTCATCGATGACATCCGGAGGGAGGCCGAGGCCGCGTCCGGTCAGGGGGCCGACCGCTGGGCGTCTTGGGCGCACCAGAGCGAGGCGCTCCCGCGACGGGAGGCGATCGTTCGTGGCCTCAAGACGGCGCAGCGGATCGCCGTCTCCGTGCACGACCTCGACACCGACCCGGACCACGTCGTCGTCGGGAACGGGACACTGCACCTCGGCACCGGCGAGCTGATCGAGAGCGAGCCCGGGCACCTCAACACGCGGTGCACCCCCGTGGACTACGACCCCGAGGCGGCGTCCGAGAAGCTGGACGAGTTCCTCGACCTGTTCCTGCCCGACAGGGCCGAGCGCAGCTACATCCTCGGCGTGATCGCCTACGCGGCGTTCACGATCGGCAACCCGAAGAAGAAGCTCATCGTTATCCTCGGTGACACCAACACCGGCAAGTCGACTCTCATGGAACTGGCGCTGCGCACCCTGGGCGACTACGCCGGGTCGTTCAACGTGTCGGTATTCCGCGGCAACCTCGACGACCGCGCCCGGCCCGACCTCCTGGCCGTCGCGCGGCTCCGCCTGGCGGTGGCCTTCGAGGCGTCCCGGCGATGGGCGCTCCACGACGACCAGGCCAAGAAGATGACCGGCGGTGACCCGATCCTCGCCCGGCGGATGCGCAGCGACGAGATGATCGAGCTGTACCCGGAGTTCACCCCGATCATCGTGACCAACGCGATGCCCACGATCATCGACGCCGACACGGCCGTGAAGAAGCGGCTCGACGTCTCACTGATGGACACCCAGGTCGACGCCGACACCGACCGCCAGGAGGCCCGCGACGAGCTGGTCAACGACCCCGAGGCGCAGCGAGCGCTCCTGGTCCTGCTCGTCGAGGTGTTCCTGGCCAACGGCGGCAGATTCCCGAGGGACACGCCGCAGCGGTTCCTCGAGGCGACCATGCGCGCCTTCGACGACCTGACCCCGGTCGGGCAGTTCCTCGGCGACCTCCACGAGACCGGCCAGCTCATCGAGGTCGACCCACTGGAGTACGAGGGCCAGGGCTACGCGAGGACCAACTACGTCACCGCGCGGGCGCTGTACGCGGCGTACACACAGTGGGTCGCCGAGGACCGCAGGGGCCGCGAGCACCTCGGCATCCGGCAGCTCAACGACAAGTTGCGCGGTGACTACGGCTGGGAGACGACCCAGTCGGGTGACCAGCGCTGGCGAGGCAAGCTGCTTCGAAGTGACCTGCCGTGGTCGGCCGACACGCCCCAGATGGCGCCGCCACCAGCACCCCCCGACTGGTAG
- a CDS encoding chorismate-binding protein, producing the protein MDEPPGPLAYLGGKLATGLAEVSSDLRVLDGSGRWAVVVTFEGDVVCARFDHWQDAPLPPAGRRWNGPAAAAWTSSLDRDGYLSAVRDVRERIAAGTVYQVNVCRVLEAPLPDGTDDLLPLANILSDRHDAPFAGAVLLPDLQVVTASPELFLRRRGDHVTSSPIKGTGRTVADLTAKDGAENVMIVDLVRNDLSRVCVTGSIAVDKLLSVEKHPGLVHLVSTVSGRLLPGAGWAELFEATFPPGSVSGAPKSTALRAIADLETAPRGPYCGAVGWVDAGTGEGELAVGIRTFWAQGGVLRFGTGAGITWGSDPDREWAETELKAERLVGLASC; encoded by the coding sequence GTGGACGAGCCCCCGGGACCCCTGGCCTACCTGGGCGGGAAGCTGGCCACCGGGTTGGCGGAGGTGTCGTCCGACCTGCGGGTCCTCGACGGATCCGGGCGGTGGGCCGTGGTCGTCACGTTCGAGGGCGACGTCGTCTGCGCCCGGTTCGACCACTGGCAGGACGCGCCGCTGCCGCCGGCCGGACGGCGCTGGAACGGGCCCGCAGCCGCCGCCTGGACGTCGTCGCTGGACCGCGACGGCTACCTGAGCGCCGTCCGTGACGTGCGGGAACGCATCGCGGCCGGGACGGTGTACCAGGTCAACGTGTGCCGGGTGCTGGAGGCGCCGCTGCCGGACGGGACGGACGATCTTCTGCCGCTGGCGAACATCCTGAGCGACCGGCACGACGCACCGTTCGCGGGCGCCGTCCTGCTGCCGGACCTGCAGGTCGTGACGGCGTCGCCGGAGCTGTTCCTGCGCCGCCGCGGCGACCACGTGACGTCGTCGCCGATCAAGGGGACCGGACGGACCGTCGCCGATCTCACCGCGAAGGACGGCGCCGAGAACGTCATGATCGTCGACCTCGTCCGCAACGACCTCTCCCGCGTCTGCGTCACCGGCAGCATCGCCGTCGACAAGCTGCTCAGCGTCGAGAAGCACCCCGGCCTGGTGCACCTGGTCTCGACGGTGAGCGGGCGGCTGCTGCCCGGCGCCGGGTGGGCGGAGCTGTTCGAGGCGACGTTCCCGCCCGGGTCGGTGTCCGGCGCGCCGAAGTCGACGGCGCTGCGGGCCATCGCCGACCTCGAGACGGCGCCGCGCGGCCCGTACTGCGGCGCCGTCGGCTGGGTCGACGCGGGCACGGGGGAGGGCGAGCTGGCGGTCGGCATCCGCACGTTCTGGGCGCAGGGCGGCGTGCTGCGGTTCGGGACCGGCGCCGGCATCACGTGGGGTTCGGACCCGGACCGCGAGTGGGCCGAGACGGAGCTGAAGGCGGAGCGCCTCGTAGGCTTGGCCTCGTGCTGA
- a CDS encoding dihydrofolate reductase family protein produces the protein MSDVYLTMAMSLDGFITGPDDNAENPAGTNGMRLMNWLGGGAEPGAEGPNAFRPKYPHSQQVFDESMATGAVIAGRRTADFAGYWGGDHHNGVPIFVPTHQPPAENPYERVHYVTDGIASCVEQAKQAAGGRDVMMHGANTGQEALKAGVLDLIEIQLRPVLLGRGRRLFDGLPSEHTDLELVRTLEDPGVLHLRYAVRR, from the coding sequence ATGTCTGACGTGTACCTGACCATGGCGATGTCGCTCGACGGGTTCATCACCGGGCCGGACGACAACGCCGAGAACCCCGCGGGCACCAACGGGATGCGGCTGATGAACTGGCTCGGCGGCGGGGCCGAGCCCGGCGCGGAAGGGCCGAACGCGTTCCGGCCCAAGTACCCCCACAGCCAGCAGGTGTTCGACGAGAGCATGGCGACCGGCGCCGTCATCGCCGGGCGGCGGACCGCGGACTTCGCCGGCTACTGGGGCGGCGATCACCACAACGGGGTGCCGATCTTCGTGCCGACGCACCAGCCGCCGGCCGAGAACCCATACGAGCGGGTGCACTACGTCACCGACGGCATCGCCTCCTGCGTCGAGCAGGCCAAGCAGGCCGCCGGGGGCCGCGACGTGATGATGCACGGCGCCAACACCGGCCAGGAGGCGCTGAAGGCCGGCGTGCTGGACCTGATCGAGATCCAGCTCCGGCCGGTGCTGCTCGGCCGCGGCCGGCGGCTGTTCGACGGGCTCCCGTCCGAGCACACGGACCTCGAACTGGTGCGCACGCTGGAGGACCCCGGTGTCCTGCACCTGCGCTACGCCGTACGCCGGTAG
- a CDS encoding acyl-CoA dehydrogenase family protein: protein MEATHEVTNQPPPLTGYDVFGADAALVEAVGRHAPAAAGAELPALGRLAGSAEAQRWAREADVNGPVLRTHDRYGHRLDEVDFHPSWHRLMATAVEHGLHAAPWASPEPGAHAVRAAKFLVWSQLEAAHLCPVSMTYAAVPALRTDAAVAAGWEPLLTSPAYDPGLRPPAAKAAALAGMAMTEKQGGSDVRANTTRAEPTGGGWYRLTGHKWFCSAPMNDVFLVLAQAPGGLTCFVLPRVLDDGGRNAVRLQRLKDKLGNRANASAEIELDGALAQRLGDEGRGVATIIEMVAATRLDCVLGSAALLRRSVAEATWHAAHRSAFGARLADSELMRAVLADLALESEAATALAMRLAASVDAAADPHERALRRIGLPLAKYWVCKRTPGAVAEALECLGGNGYVEESGMPRLYREAPLNSIWEGAGNIQALDLLRVLTREPDAVAAWRTEVEAAKGHDRRLDDALAAVTATLMSGDLAGLSAAAARRAGAGVGGPLGTDGAGGAGVGVRTAAAGVDGAGAPGQARVLAGHMAVLLQASLLVRFAPAAVADAFCASRLDARHGVYGALPAGLDTAAIVERATPEAP, encoded by the coding sequence GTGGAAGCGACACACGAGGTCACCAATCAGCCGCCGCCGCTCACCGGCTACGACGTGTTCGGCGCCGACGCCGCGCTCGTCGAGGCGGTCGGCCGCCACGCGCCCGCCGCCGCGGGTGCCGAGCTGCCCGCGCTCGGGCGGCTGGCGGGGTCGGCCGAGGCGCAGCGGTGGGCTCGCGAGGCGGACGTGAACGGGCCGGTCCTGCGCACGCACGACCGCTACGGTCACCGCCTCGACGAGGTCGACTTCCACCCCTCGTGGCACCGGCTCATGGCCACCGCCGTCGAACACGGGCTGCACGCCGCGCCGTGGGCGTCGCCCGAGCCGGGCGCGCACGCCGTCAGGGCCGCGAAGTTCCTGGTGTGGAGCCAGCTCGAGGCCGCCCACCTGTGTCCGGTGTCCATGACGTACGCCGCGGTCCCGGCGCTGCGCACCGACGCCGCCGTCGCCGCCGGGTGGGAGCCGCTGCTGACGTCGCCGGCGTACGACCCCGGCCTGCGTCCGCCCGCGGCCAAGGCCGCTGCGCTGGCCGGCATGGCGATGACGGAGAAGCAGGGCGGCTCCGACGTCCGCGCCAACACCACCCGCGCCGAGCCCACCGGCGGCGGGTGGTACCGCCTCACCGGGCACAAGTGGTTCTGCTCGGCGCCCATGAACGACGTGTTCCTGGTGCTGGCGCAGGCGCCGGGCGGGCTGACGTGCTTCGTCCTCCCCCGCGTCCTCGACGACGGCGGCCGCAACGCGGTGCGGCTGCAGCGGCTCAAGGACAAGCTGGGCAACCGCGCGAACGCGTCGGCCGAGATCGAGCTCGACGGCGCGCTGGCGCAGCGGCTGGGCGACGAGGGCCGGGGCGTGGCCACGATCATCGAGATGGTCGCCGCCACCCGGCTCGACTGCGTGCTCGGGTCGGCCGCGCTGCTGCGCCGCTCGGTCGCCGAGGCCACGTGGCATGCGGCGCACCGGTCCGCGTTCGGCGCCCGGCTGGCCGACTCCGAGCTGATGCGCGCCGTCCTCGCCGACCTCGCCCTCGAGTCCGAGGCCGCGACGGCCCTCGCCATGCGCCTCGCCGCGTCCGTCGACGCTGCTGCCGATCCGCACGAGCGGGCGCTGCGGCGCATCGGGCTGCCGCTGGCGAAGTACTGGGTGTGCAAGCGGACACCGGGCGCGGTCGCCGAGGCGCTGGAGTGCCTCGGCGGCAACGGGTACGTGGAGGAGAGCGGGATGCCGCGGTTGTATCGCGAGGCGCCGCTGAACTCGATCTGGGAGGGGGCGGGCAACATCCAGGCGCTCGATCTCCTGCGCGTGCTCACCCGCGAGCCCGACGCCGTCGCCGCCTGGCGCACGGAGGTCGAGGCCGCCAAGGGCCACGATCGCCGCCTCGACGACGCGCTGGCCGCGGTCACGGCCACCCTGATGAGCGGCGACCTCGCCGGCCTCTCCGCGGCGGCCGCCCGCCGCGCCGGAGCGGGCGTCGGCGGGCCTCTCGGCACGGACGGAGCGGGCGGCGCCGGGGTCGGGGTCCGTACCGCCGCGGCCGGCGTCGACGGAGCGGGCGCTCCGGGGCAGGCGCGGGTGCTGGCCGGGCACATGGCGGTGTTGCTGCAGGCCAGCCTGCTGGTCCGGTTCGCCCCGGCCGCCGTCGCCGACGCGTTCTGCGCCAGTCGCCTCGACGCCCGCCACGGTGTCTACGGCGCGCTGCCCGCCGGCCTCGACACCGCCGCGATCGTCGAACGAGCCACCCCGGAGGCGCCATGA
- a CDS encoding CGNR zinc finger domain-containing protein, with translation MTFSHDVEHSLEVVVDLVNSDPAAGGSEGLPDVGSLRSLIDTYKISDLPTITDADLRAVRALRPRLRSIFEADETAEAADLVNGLLDGTRVCPRLTNHDGYDWHTHYFAPGAAPAEHLLIDAGMALSFVVVAGEQERLQVCSAPDCGRVLVDLSRNRSKRYCDSRTCGNRLHVAAYRERQRAAAV, from the coding sequence GTGACCTTCAGCCACGACGTCGAACACTCGCTCGAGGTTGTCGTCGATCTGGTGAACTCAGATCCCGCCGCGGGCGGCAGCGAAGGGCTGCCCGACGTCGGCTCGCTGCGGTCGCTCATCGACACGTACAAGATCAGCGATCTGCCCACCATCACCGACGCCGACCTGCGCGCCGTCCGCGCGCTGCGGCCGCGGCTGCGTTCGATCTTCGAAGCCGACGAGACCGCCGAGGCCGCCGACCTGGTGAACGGGCTGCTCGACGGCACGCGCGTATGCCCGCGGCTGACGAATCACGACGGCTACGACTGGCACACCCACTACTTCGCTCCCGGCGCGGCGCCGGCCGAGCACCTGCTCATCGACGCGGGCATGGCGCTGTCGTTCGTCGTGGTCGCGGGCGAGCAGGAGCGGCTGCAGGTGTGCTCGGCGCCCGACTGCGGACGCGTCCTGGTCGACCTCTCGCGCAACCGCTCGAAGCGCTACTGCGACAGCCGCACCTGCGGCAACCGCCTGCACGTCGCCGCGTACCGCGAGCGGCAGCGCGCCGCCGCCGTCTGA
- a CDS encoding SsgA family sporulation/cell division regulator encodes MSASTISYPLALRLLDEGDGERYIQAELRYCATDPLAVTAVFDTTAREPVPWVFARDLLSAGLDEPSGRGDINVWPALDPHGTPTVRLRLRSPDGDAVLEAPASAVEDFLVQTWALVPTGIEGRLLSIDAVLDSLLDRT; translated from the coding sequence ATGAGCGCGTCGACCATCTCGTACCCTCTGGCCCTGCGCCTGCTCGACGAAGGTGACGGCGAACGGTACATCCAGGCGGAGCTGCGCTACTGCGCCACCGACCCGCTGGCGGTCACGGCGGTGTTCGACACCACGGCGCGCGAGCCGGTGCCGTGGGTGTTCGCCCGCGATCTGCTCAGCGCCGGGCTGGACGAGCCGAGCGGGCGGGGCGACATCAACGTCTGGCCGGCCCTCGACCCTCACGGCACGCCGACGGTGCGGCTGCGGCTGCGCTCCCCCGACGGCGATGCGGTGCTGGAGGCGCCGGCGTCGGCGGTCGAGGATTTCCTGGTGCAGACGTGGGCTCTGGTGCCGACGGGAATCGAGGGGCGGCTGCTCAGCATCGACGCCGTCCTGGACTCCCTGCTGGACCGTACCTGA
- the rsgA gene encoding ribosome small subunit-dependent GTPase A, with protein MSASQQRLLDLGWTPEVDRAFRPYRGAHRLARVCRVDRGGAELAGGMGAVRATFGGDVLRCVAADRMALPAVGDWAAVRDWPDDRVTLEVVLPRRTAIVRDSADRTSHGQVVAANVDVVVIVEHLDPDPDLGRIERLLVLAWGSGAQPVVVLTKPDLVPDADGMRDEVAEVAPGVEILLVSAVSGTGVDELGGLLRNGRTLALVGPSGAGKSTLTNALAGVSLMPTGAVRARDGRGRHTTTRRELVVLPGRGVLIDTPGLRAVGLVADDAAVAGAFADVEELGARCRFRDCAHVAEPGCAVLLAVEDGELDEDRLARWRKLRREADLNTARRTPGHRRAVIADLEAKRHRR; from the coding sequence ATGTCTGCTTCCCAGCAACGCCTGCTCGACCTGGGCTGGACGCCCGAGGTCGACCGGGCCTTCCGTCCCTACCGGGGCGCCCACCGGCTGGCCCGGGTCTGCCGCGTCGACCGCGGTGGCGCCGAGCTCGCCGGCGGCATGGGCGCCGTCCGCGCGACGTTCGGCGGCGACGTGCTGCGCTGCGTGGCCGCCGACCGCATGGCGCTGCCCGCCGTCGGCGACTGGGCCGCGGTCCGCGACTGGCCGGACGACCGGGTCACGCTCGAGGTGGTCCTGCCGCGGCGGACGGCGATCGTGCGCGACAGCGCCGACCGGACGTCACACGGCCAGGTCGTCGCCGCGAACGTGGACGTCGTGGTGATCGTCGAGCACCTCGATCCCGACCCCGACCTCGGCCGCATCGAACGGCTACTGGTGCTGGCGTGGGGGAGCGGCGCGCAGCCGGTCGTCGTCCTCACCAAGCCCGATCTCGTGCCCGACGCCGACGGCATGCGCGACGAGGTCGCGGAGGTCGCGCCGGGTGTCGAGATCCTGCTGGTCAGCGCGGTGTCCGGGACGGGAGTGGACGAGCTCGGCGGGCTGCTGCGCAACGGCCGGACACTGGCGCTGGTCGGGCCGTCCGGCGCGGGCAAGTCGACGCTCACCAACGCGCTCGCGGGCGTGTCGCTCATGCCGACGGGCGCCGTCCGGGCCCGCGACGGGCGCGGACGGCACACCACCACCCGTCGCGAGCTGGTCGTGCTGCCGGGTCGCGGCGTCCTGATCGACACACCGGGCCTGCGCGCCGTCGGCCTGGTCGCCGACGACGCCGCCGTCGCCGGGGCGTTCGCGGACGTCGAGGAGCTGGGGGCGCGCTGCCGGTTCCGCGACTGCGCCCACGTGGCCGAGCCCGGCTGCGCCGTCCTGCTCGCGGTCGAGGACGGGGAGCTGGACGAGGACCGGCTGGCCCGGTGGCGCAAGCTGCGTCGCGAGGCCGACCTGAACACGGCCCGCCGCACACCCGGGCACCGGCGCGCCGTCATCGCCGACCTGGAGGCCAAGCGGCACCGGCGCTGA
- a CDS encoding class I SAM-dependent methyltransferase — MGCCDPRGCDRMFTSGFARHVARRYRKRGLDRTAARMVAFLQQRGIEGATVLEIGGGVGEIQIELLRRGAASAVGLELSPSYRDEAARLLADAGLTGRAQYRVHDIAADPDGAPAADVVVLHRVVCCYPDYERLLAAVADHAGRLVVFSHPPRNLAGRVFVGVTNLVMRLRREQYRAFVHPPRAMLDVLRERGLRPAYARRGLTWQIAGLERGDPA; from the coding sequence ATGGGCTGCTGTGATCCGCGCGGCTGCGACCGCATGTTCACGTCCGGGTTCGCCCGCCACGTCGCGCGGCGCTACCGCAAGCGCGGCCTCGACCGCACGGCGGCGCGCATGGTCGCGTTCCTGCAGCAGCGCGGCATCGAGGGCGCGACGGTGCTCGAGATCGGCGGCGGGGTGGGCGAGATCCAGATCGAGTTGCTGCGCCGCGGCGCCGCGTCCGCCGTCGGCCTGGAGCTGTCGCCGTCCTACCGCGACGAGGCCGCGCGGCTGCTTGCGGACGCGGGGCTGACGGGGCGCGCGCAGTACCGCGTCCACGACATCGCCGCCGACCCCGACGGCGCGCCCGCCGCCGACGTCGTCGTGCTGCACCGGGTGGTGTGCTGTTACCCGGACTACGAGCGGCTGCTGGCGGCGGTGGCCGACCACGCGGGCCGGCTGGTGGTGTTCAGCCACCCGCCGCGCAACCTGGCCGGACGGGTCTTCGTCGGGGTGACGAACCTGGTCATGCGGCTGCGGCGGGAGCAGTACCGCGCGTTCGTCCACCCGCCGCGCGCCATGCTCGACGTGCTGCGGGAGCGGGGGCTGCGCCCGGCGTACGCGCGCCGCGGGCTCACGTGGCAGATCGCCGGTCTGGAGCGGGGCGATCCGGCCTGA
- a CDS encoding pyridoxamine 5'-phosphate oxidase family protein: MVVGAAAVGQDGDAGTHSAIEDAMTLEDNARHVIDTTRYLSLGTVDPDGRARVSPVYYAPDGYDVVYWLSVPEAQHSQNIVRQPEVSMVIYDSTVPVGGDVRAVYLKATAGRVPDDELAACAAVACRARFPEQTEPFPVEWLYPPERLRLWRARVTEHSVHVRGSDPEYGTGIDSRRVVAL, translated from the coding sequence GTGGTTGTCGGCGCCGCGGCCGTCGGCCAGGATGGCGACGCGGGCACGCACAGCGCGATCGAGGACGCCATGACGCTCGAAGACAACGCACGCCACGTCATCGACACCACGCGGTATCTGAGTCTCGGCACCGTCGACCCGGACGGCCGCGCCCGCGTGTCGCCCGTCTACTACGCGCCCGACGGCTACGACGTCGTCTACTGGCTGTCGGTGCCCGAGGCGCAGCACTCCCAGAACATCGTGCGCCAGCCCGAGGTGAGCATGGTGATCTACGACTCCACCGTGCCGGTCGGCGGCGACGTCCGCGCCGTCTACCTGAAGGCCACCGCCGGCCGGGTCCCGGACGACGAGCTGGCGGCCTGCGCCGCGGTGGCGTGCCGGGCGCGGTTCCCGGAGCAGACCGAGCCGTTCCCCGTCGAGTGGCTGTACCCGCCCGAGCGGTTGCGGCTGTGGCGGGCGCGGGTGACGGAACACTCGGTGCACGTGCGGGGCAGCGACCCCGAGTACGGCACGGGGATCGACTCGCGGCGCGTCGTCGCGCTATGA
- a CDS encoding SdpI family protein, which yields MELFGVRLLLAAIVAASGAAIVWMARATASGRLRRNYWAGIRTQATLASDDAWLAAHRAARPATEAGGWAAVVAALAVFVVPADPEGLLAVPVLAGVGVLLVLVLVGARRGVVAARSVGDDAPLR from the coding sequence ATGGAGCTGTTCGGGGTCCGGCTGCTGCTGGCGGCCATCGTCGCCGCGTCGGGCGCGGCGATCGTCTGGATGGCCCGAGCCACCGCGTCCGGCCGGCTGCGGCGCAACTACTGGGCCGGCATCCGCACCCAGGCGACCCTCGCCAGCGACGACGCCTGGCTGGCGGCGCACCGGGCGGCCCGGCCGGCGACCGAGGCGGGTGGGTGGGCGGCCGTCGTCGCGGCGCTCGCCGTGTTCGTCGTGCCGGCCGACCCGGAAGGGCTGCTGGCGGTCCCGGTGCTTGCCGGGGTGGGCGTGCTGCTGGTGCTCGTGCTGGTCGGCGCCCGGCGGGGTGTCGTCGCGGCCCGCTCCGTCGGCGACGACGCTCCCCTGCGGTGA